A single Oncorhynchus mykiss isolate Arlee chromosome 22, USDA_OmykA_1.1, whole genome shotgun sequence DNA region contains:
- the asb1 gene encoding ankyrin repeat and SOCS box protein 1 isoform X2, which translates to MADGGGFELGDVVDPPIAPNIICPLVTVSDLPSPTAAGRNLKEWLQEQFNKKPEEQSEDALLHNAAYVGDLDTLRNLLQEDSFRERINEKSVWCCGWLPCTPLRIAATAGQGACVAYLIGQGAKVDLVDVKGQTALYVAVVNGHLDCVTILLEAGADPNGSRHHRSTPVYHAARVGRVDILQELIRFHADVDVDHQLGARPPFGAARTLTTLVVCPLYISAAYRHLHCFSLLLAAGAQPDYNYNGPVSREALAKGLASCLLDAVLRHGCEAAFVRLLLDHGAEPSLVPWEQPHREGATAGGRERVDPEALQLYLEARRCPRRLTYQCRISIRKVMGKHRLKHIPSLPLPDPIQNFLLHQN; encoded by the exons ATGGCGGACGGCGGAGGCTTCGAGTTGGGTGATGTTGTCGACCCACCCATTGCGCCGAATATCATCTGTCCCCTTGTCACCGTTTCTGACCTACCCAGCCCGACAGCTGCAG GCCGTAACCTGAAGGAATGGCTGCAGGAGCAGTTCAATAAAAAGCCTGAAGAGCAGAGTGAGGACGCGCTGCTCCACAACGCTGCTTACGTAGGAGACCTGGATACTCTAAGGAACCTGCTGCAGGAGGACAGCTTCAGAga GCGGATCAACGAGAAGTCTGTATGGTGCTGTGGTTGGCTGCCCTGCACCCCTCTGCGCATCGCTGCCACAGCCGGTCAAGGGGCCTGTGTGGCCTATCTGATAGGCCAGGGGGCCAAGGTGGACCTAGTGGATGTGAAGGGTCAGACGGCCCTCTACGTGGCGGTGGTCAACGGACACCTGGACTGTGTGACCATCCTCCTGGAAGCTGGAGCTGACCCCAACGGCAGCCGCCACCACCGCAGCACTCCCGTCTATCACGCTGCACGGGTAGGCAGGGTGGACATACTCCAAGAGCTCATCAG gttccATGCCGACGTGGATGTGGACCACCAGCTGGGCGCCAGGCCCCCGTTTGGTGCGGCCCGCACCCTCACCACACTGGTGGTGTGCCCGCTCTACATCAGCGCCGCCTACCGCCACCTCCACTGCTTCAGCCTGCTCCTGGCGGCCGGCGCCCAGCCGGACTACAACTACAACGGACCAGTGAGCCGCGAAGCGCTAGCAAAGGGTTTGGCCTCCTGCCTGCTGGATGCGGTGCTGAGACACGGCTGTGAGGCGGCGTTCGTCAGACTGCTGCTAGACCACGGTGCCGAGCCCAGCCTGGTACCCTGGGAGCAGCCCCACCGAGAGGGAGCGACCGCCGGGGGCCGAGAGAGGGTTGACCCCGAAGCCCTGCAGCTCTACTTGGAGGCCAGGA GATGTCCTCGTAGGCTGACCTACCAATGTCGGATCAGTATTAGGAAAGTGATGGGGAAGCATCGGCTAAAACACATCCCATCTCTACCGCTCCCGGACCCCATTCAGAACTTCCTGCTTCACCAGAACTGA
- the asb1 gene encoding ankyrin repeat and SOCS box protein 1 isoform X1 — protein sequence MADGGGFELGDVVDPPIAPNIICPLVTVSDLPSPTAAGRNLKEWLQEQFNKKPEEQSEDALLHNAAYVGDLDTLRNLLQEDSFRERINEKSVWCCGWLPCTPLRIAATAGQGACVAYLIGQGAKVDLVDVKGQTALYVAVVNGHLDCVTILLEAGADPNGSRHHRSTPVYHAARVGRVDILQELIRFHADVDVDHQLGARPPFGAARTLTTLVVCPLYISAAYRHLHCFSLLLAAGAQPDYNYNGPVSREALAKGLASCLLDAVLRHGCEAAFVRLLLDHGAEPSLVPWEQPHREGATAGGRERVDPEALQLYLEARNPVYLKAAAVDLAFSLMWVEHHVLVKEKVKEEVAQRVKERILQDAEGTEQAVPLVDK from the exons ATGGCGGACGGCGGAGGCTTCGAGTTGGGTGATGTTGTCGACCCACCCATTGCGCCGAATATCATCTGTCCCCTTGTCACCGTTTCTGACCTACCCAGCCCGACAGCTGCAG GCCGTAACCTGAAGGAATGGCTGCAGGAGCAGTTCAATAAAAAGCCTGAAGAGCAGAGTGAGGACGCGCTGCTCCACAACGCTGCTTACGTAGGAGACCTGGATACTCTAAGGAACCTGCTGCAGGAGGACAGCTTCAGAga GCGGATCAACGAGAAGTCTGTATGGTGCTGTGGTTGGCTGCCCTGCACCCCTCTGCGCATCGCTGCCACAGCCGGTCAAGGGGCCTGTGTGGCCTATCTGATAGGCCAGGGGGCCAAGGTGGACCTAGTGGATGTGAAGGGTCAGACGGCCCTCTACGTGGCGGTGGTCAACGGACACCTGGACTGTGTGACCATCCTCCTGGAAGCTGGAGCTGACCCCAACGGCAGCCGCCACCACCGCAGCACTCCCGTCTATCACGCTGCACGGGTAGGCAGGGTGGACATACTCCAAGAGCTCATCAG gttccATGCCGACGTGGATGTGGACCACCAGCTGGGCGCCAGGCCCCCGTTTGGTGCGGCCCGCACCCTCACCACACTGGTGGTGTGCCCGCTCTACATCAGCGCCGCCTACCGCCACCTCCACTGCTTCAGCCTGCTCCTGGCGGCCGGCGCCCAGCCGGACTACAACTACAACGGACCAGTGAGCCGCGAAGCGCTAGCAAAGGGTTTGGCCTCCTGCCTGCTGGATGCGGTGCTGAGACACGGCTGTGAGGCGGCGTTCGTCAGACTGCTGCTAGACCACGGTGCCGAGCCCAGCCTGGTACCCTGGGAGCAGCCCCACCGAGAGGGAGCGACCGCCGGGGGCCGAGAGAGGGTTGACCCCGAAGCCCTGCAGCTCTACTTGGAGGCCAGGA ATCCAGTCTACCTCAAAGCAGCTGCCGTGGATCTGGCTTTTTCTCTGATGTGGGTAGAGCACCATGTGCTGGTCAAGGAGAAGGTCAAAGAGGAGGTGGCACAAAGAGTGAAAG AACGGATTCTGCAAGATGCTGAAGGGACTGAGCAAGCTGTGCCTCTTGTTGATAAATAA